Genomic window (Candidatus Limnocylindria bacterium):
CCTCAGGCTCTTGGCCGGCGTGGATGGCGAGGGTGTCAAAACCGGGCTTGCGCTTCCGCGTCGGCACGCGCTCAGTATGCGGTGTAGTGAGCCTGTGAGGGACGGGGAGGACCGGCGTCGGCGCGTGCTCGTCGTCGAAGACGACAGCGATATCGCGTCGCTGCTTTCGGAGATCCTCGAGAACGAAGGCTACTCGGCCGTCGCCGTCACGGACGGCGACGATCTCAAGGACGCACTCGACCCGCGGCCGGATCTCATCGTGCTCGACCTTCGGCTCTCGCGTGGTAGCGCGGATGAGATCCTTGCGTCGTTGCGTGCACGTGGGATCGGCGAAGTACCGGTCCTCCTGCTTAGTGCGGCTGGCGATCTGCCGGAGCGCGCGAAGGCGCTTGGTGTGCGTGCGTATCTCGCAAAACCGTTCGAACTTGAAGAGCTGCTGGTCGTCCTCCGGGCCATGACGTGAGCGGTCCTTGTTAGCTCACCGTTACACGCCGGAGGACGTCACATTCAAGGAGGCACCTATGACAAGTGGCGCGCCGCTTGCTTTCCCGCGAGATGTGATCATCGGTCGTCCGCGCGAGACCGTGGCGGTCGCGTCGCTCCCGACGCGGCACGGTGAGCTCCAGATCCATGTCTTCCGCCTCGGTGACGCGACCGAGGTCATCGCGCTCGTGCACGGGGACGTCGCGGGCGAAAAGCCTGTGCTCGTGCGACTCCATTCGGAGTGCCTCACCGGCGAGGCGCTCGGCTCCCTTCGCTGCGACTGCGGCGAGCAGCTCGAGTCCGGGCTCGAGCAGATCGGACATGCCGAGCGCGGGGTGCTCCTGTATCTGCGGCACGAAGGACGCGGGATCGGACTGTTCGACAAGATCCGCGCGTACGCTCTCCAGGACGGCGGCCTCGACACGGTCGACGCGAACATCGCGCTCGGCCTCCCGATCGACGGTCGCGACTACACCGCGGCCGCGGAGGTGCTCCGCAGGCTTGGCGTGCGGCGTGCGCGCGTGATGACGAACAACCCCGCGAAGCTCGAGGCCCTCGCGGAGCACGGGGTCGAGGTCGTCGAGCGCGTGCCGATCGAGGCGCTTCCCAACCCCGTCAACCTGACCTACCTGCGCACCAAGGCGACGCGGATGGGCCACCTGCTCGACGGGGCGCCGCTCGTGTCGTCCGCGCCCGGCAAGAATGGGCATCACGCGCGTCCCGCGGTGACGGTCCACTACGCCCAGACCATCGACGGACGCATCGCGGCGCGGAGCGGTGACGCGCACTGGGTCAGCGGCGAGTCGTCGCTTCAGCTCGCGCACGAGCTGCGCGCGTCCCACGACGCGGTCATGGTCGGGATCGGGACGGTCCTCGCCGACGACCCGCGCCTCACCGTGCGTCTCGTGGAGGGCCGGTCGCCGATCCGCGTGATCGTGGACAGCACGCTTCGCGTTCCGATCGGAGCGAACGTCCTGGTCGATCGGACCGCGCGCACGATCATCGCCACCACGCCCTTGGCGTCCGGGGAGCGAGCGCGCGCGATCAAAGAGGCGGGCGCAGAGATCCTGCGCGCGCACGCCGACGAGAACGGCGACGTCGACCTGCGCGACCTGCTGCGGCGGTTGCGCGGGATCGGCATCGGCTCCCTGCTGATCGAGGGTGGCCGTGGGATCATCACCTCCGCGTTGCGTGACCGGTTCGTCGACCGTCTCACGGTTTGCATCGCGCCGAAGGTCATCGGCGAGGGCATCGCCGCCGTCGGCGACCTCCACATCGACTACCTGCGCGAGGCGCTCACGTTCTCGAGCTCGCGCTTCGTGGCGTGC
Coding sequences:
- the ribA gene encoding GTP cyclohydrolase II; protein product: MTSGAPLAFPRDVIIGRPRETVAVASLPTRHGELQIHVFRLGDATEVIALVHGDVAGEKPVLVRLHSECLTGEALGSLRCDCGEQLESGLEQIGHAERGVLLYLRHEGRGIGLFDKIRAYALQDGGLDTVDANIALGLPIDGRDYTAAAEVLRRLGVRRARVMTNNPAKLEALAEHGVEVVERVPIEALPNPVNLTYLRTKATRMGHLLDGAPLVSSAPGKNGHHARPAVTVHYAQTIDGRIAARSGDAHWVSGESSLQLAHELRASHDAVMVGIGTVLADDPRLTVRLVEGRSPIRVIVDSTLRVPIGANVLVDRTARTIIATTPLASGERARAIKEAGAEILRAHADENGDVDLRDLLRRLRGIGIGSLLIEGGRGIITSALRDRFVDRLTVCIAPKVIGEGIAAVGDLHIDYLREALTFSSSRFVACGEDLIFYGEPLWEAARQSA
- a CDS encoding response regulator transcription factor, with amino-acid sequence MRDGEDRRRRVLVVEDDSDIASLLSEILENEGYSAVAVTDGDDLKDALDPRPDLIVLDLRLSRGSADEILASLRARGIGEVPVLLLSAAGDLPERAKALGVRAYLAKPFELEELLVVLRAMT